A region from the Papio anubis isolate 15944 unplaced genomic scaffold, Panubis1.0 scaffold231, whole genome shotgun sequence genome encodes:
- the LOC116268493 gene encoding zinc finger CCCH domain-containing protein 13-like isoform X6, with translation MKRQKIQRELMKLEQENMEKREEIIIKKEVSPEVVRSKLSPSPSLRKSSKSPKRKSSPKSSSASKKDRKTSAVSSPLLDQQRNSKSNQSKKKGPRTPSPPPPIPEDIALGKKYKEKYKVKDRIEEKARDGKDRGRDFERQREKRDKPRSTSPAGQHHSPISSRHHSSSSQSGSSIQRHSPSPRRKRTPSPSYQRTLTPPLRRSASPYPSHSLSSPQRKQSPPRHRSPMREKGRHDHERTSQSHDRRHERREDTRGKRDREKDSREEREYEQDQSSSRDHRDDREPRDGRDRRDARDTRDRRELRDSRDIRDSREMRDYSRDTKESRDPRDSRSTRDAHDYRDREGRDTHRKEDAYPEESRSYGRNHLREESSRTEIRNESRNESRSEIRNDRMGRSRGRVPELPEKGSRSSRGSQIDSHSSNSNYHDSWETRSSYPERDRYPERDNRDQARDSSFERRHGERDRRDNRERAPMFYTSCCPYPLPPVFSGPAGGTEKIRDQRPSSPIRHQGRNDELERDERREERRVDRVDDRRDERARERDRERERDRERERERERERDREREKERELERERAREREREREKERDRERDRDRDHDRERERERERDREKEREREREERERERERERERERERERERERARERDKERERQRDWEDKDKGRDDRREKREEIREDRNPRDGHDERKSKKRYRNEGSPSPRQSPKRRREHSPDSDAYNSGDDKNEKHRLLSQVVRPQESRSLSPSHLSEDRQGRWKEEDRKPERKESSRRYEEQELKEKVSSVDKQTEILESSRMRAQDIIGHHQSEDRETSDRAHDENKKKAKIQKKPIKKKKDDDIGIERVNIETTSEDGQVFSPKKGQKKKSIEKKRKKSKGDSDISDEEAAQQSKKKRGPRTPPITTKEELVEMCNGKNGILEDSQKKEDTAFSDWSDEDVPDRTEVTEAEHSATAPTPGSTPSPLSSLLPPPPPVATATATTAPATLASTTAAATTSFSTSSITISTSATPTSTTNNTFANEDSHRKCHRTRMEKVETPHVTIEDAPHRKPVDQKRSSSLGSNRSNRSHTSGRLRSPSNDSAHRSGDDQSGRKRVLHSGSRDREKTKSLDITGERKSRIDQLKRGEPSRSTSSDRQDSRSHSSRRSSPESDRQVHSRSGSFDSRDRLQERDRYEHDRERERERRDTRQREWDRDADKDWPRNRDRDRLRERERERERDKRRDLDRERERLISDSVERDRDRDRDRTFESSQIESVKRCEAKLEGEHERDLESTSRDSVALDKERMDKDLGSVQGFEDVNKSERTESLEAGDDESKLDDTHSLGSGAGEGYEPISDDELDEILAGDAEKREDQQDEEKMPDPLDVIDVDWSGLMPKHPKEPREPGAALLKFTPGAVMLRVGISKKLAGSELFAKVKETCQRLLEKPKDADNLFEHELGALNMAALLRKEERASLLSNLGPCCKALCFRRDSAIRKQLVKNEKGTIKQAYTNAPMVDNELLRLSLRLFKRKTTCHAPGNEKTEDNKLSQSSIQQELCVS, from the exons AAATTCAAAAAGCaaccaaagtaaaaagaaaggacCACGTACTCCTAGTCCACCCCCTCCTATACCAGAAGATATTGCTCtggggaaaaaatacaaagaaaaatacaaagtaaaagacaggatagaagaaaaagcaagagatGGAAAGGACAGAGGACGAGattttgaaagacaaagagaaaagagagacaagcCAAG GTCTACTTCCCCAGCAGGACAGCATCATTCTCCTATATCTTCTAGACATCACTCATCTTCCTCACAATCAGGATCATCTATTCAAAGACATTCTCCTTCTCCTCGTCGAAAAAGAACTCCTTCACCATCTTATCAGCGGACACTAACTCCACCTTTACGACGCTCTGCCTCTCCTTATCCTTCACATTCTTTGTCGTCTCCTCAGAGAAAGCAGAGTCCTCCAAGGCATCGCTCTCCAATGCGAGAGAAAGGGAGACATGATCATGAACGAACTTCACAGTCTCATGATCGACGTCATGAAAGGAGGGAAG ATACTAGGGGCAAACGAGACAGAGAAAAGGACTCAAGAGAAGAACGAGAGTATGAACAGGATCAGAGCTCTTCTAGAGACCACAGAGATGACAGAGAACCTCGAGATGGTCGGGATCGGAGAGATGCCAGAGATACTAGGGACCGAAGGGAACTAAGAGACTCCAGAGACATTCGGGACTCAAGAGAGATGAGGGATTATAGCAGAGATACCAAAGAGAGCCGTGATCCCAGAGATTCTCGGTCCACTCGTGATGCCCATGACTACAGGGACCGTGAAGGTCGAGATACTCATCGAAAGGAGGATGCATATCCAGAAGAATCCCGGAGTTATGGCCGAAACCATTTGAGAGAAGAAAGTTCTCGTACTGAAATAAGGAATGAGTCCAGAAATGAGTCTCGAAGTGAAATTAGAAATGACCGAATGGGCAGAAGTAGGGGGAGAGTTCCTGAGTTACCTGAAAAGG GAAGTCGAAGCTCAAGAGGTTCTCAAATTGATAGTCACAGTAGTAATAGCAACTATCATGACAGCTGGGAAACTCGAAGTAGCTATCCTGAAAGAGACCGATATCCTGAAAGAGACAACAGAGATCAAGCAAGGGATTCTTCCTTTGAGAGAAGACATGGAGAGCGAGACCGTCGCGACAACAGAGAGAGAG ctccTATGTTCTACACCTCCTGCTGCCCCTATCCTTTGCCACCAGTGTTCTCAGGTCCTGCTGGGGGGACAGAGAAGATCAGAG ATCAAAGACCAAGCTCACCAATTCGACATCAGGGAAGGAATGACGAGCTTGAGCGTGATGAAAGAAGAGAGGAACGAAGAGTAGACAGAGTGGATGATAGAAGAGATGAAAGGGCTAGGGAGAGAGATCGGGAACGAGAACGAGACAGGGagcgggagagagagagggaacgTGAACGGGAtcgggaaagagaaaaagagagagaactagAAAGAGAGCGTGCTAGGgaacgagagagagaaagagaaaaagagagagatcgTGAAAGGGATAGAGACCGAGACCACGATCGAGAgcgggaaagagagagggagcgaGACAGGGAAAAAGAACGGGAacgagaaagagaagaaagagagagggaaagagagcgAGAacgggagagagagcgagagcgagaaCGGGAACGAGAAAGAGCGAGAGAAAGGGATAAAGAACGAGAACGCCAGAGGGATTgggaagacaaagacaaaggaCGAGATGACCGCAGAGAAAAGCGAGAAGAGATCCGAGAAGATAGGAATCCAAGAGATGGACATgatgaaagaaaatcaaa GAAGCGCTATAGAAATGAAGGGAGTCCCAGCCCTAGACAGTCCCCGAAGCGCCGGCGTGAACATTCTCCGGACAGTGATGCCTACAACAGTGGAGATGATAAAA aTGAAAAGCACAGACTCTTGAGCCAAGTTGTACGACCTCAAGAATCTCGTTCTCTTAGTCCCTCGCACCTCTCAGAAGACAGACAGGGTAGATGGAAAGAGGAAGATCGTaaaccagaaaggaaagagagttcAAGGCGCTATGAAGAACAGGAACTCAAGGAGAAAGTTTCTTCTGTAGATAAACAGACAGAAATCCTGGAAAGCTCAAGAATGCGTGCACAGGACATTATAGGACACCACCAGTCTGAAGATCGAGAGACATCTGATCGAGCTCATgatgaaaacaagaagaaagcaaaaattcaaaagaaaccaattaagaaaaagaaagatgatgatATTGGAATAGAGAGGGTTAACATAGAGACAACGTCTGAAGATGGTCAAGTATTTTCACcgaaaaaaggacagaaaaagaaaagcattgaaAAAAAACGTAAAAAATCCAAAGGTGATTCTGATATTTCTGATGAAGAAGCAGCCCAGCaaagtaagaagaaaagaggCCCACGGACTCCCCCTATAACAACTAAAGAGGAATTGGTTGAAATGTGCAATGGTAAGAATGGTATTCTAGAGGACTCccagaaaaaagaagatacagcATTCAGTGACTGGTCTGATGAGGATGTGCCTGACCGTACAGAGGTGACAGAAGCAGAGCATAGTGCCACCGCCCCTACTCCTGGTAGTACCCCTTCTCCTctatcttctcttcttcctcctccaccgCCTGTGGCTACTGCCACTGCTACAACTGCGCCTGCAACTCTTGCTTCCActactgctgctgccaccacctcTTTCAGCACATCTTCCATCACCatttccacctctgccacccccacCAGTACCACCAATAATACTTTTGCCAATGAAGACTCACACAGAAAATGCCACAGAACACGAATGGAAAAAGTAGAGACACCTCATGTGACTATAGAAGATGCACCACATCGCAAACCTGTGGATCAAAAGAGGAGCAGCAGCCTTGGGAGCAATCGAAGTAACCGTAGTCATACATCTGGTCGTCTTCGCTCCCCATCCAATGATTCTGCCCATCGAAGTGGAGATGACCAAAGTGGTCGAAAGAGAGTACTGCACAGTGGCTCAAGagatagagaaaaaacaaaaagcctggaTATCACAGGAGAGAGAAAATCTAGGATTGATCAGTTAAAGCGTGGAGAACCCAGTCGAAGTACTTCTTCAG atcGCCAGGATTCAAGAAGCCATAGTTCAAGAAGAAGTTCTCCAGAGTCAGATCGACAGGTCCATTCAAGATCTGGGTCATTTGATAGCAGAGACAGGCTTCAAGAGCGAGATCGATATGAACACGATAGAGAGCgcgagagagagaggagagatacAAGGCAGAGAGAATGGGACCGAGATGCTGATAAAGATTGGCCACGCAACAGGGATCGAGATAGATTGCGAGAACGAgaacgagagagagaaagagacaaaaggagAGACTTGgatagggaaagagagagactaATTTCCGATTCTGTTGAAAGGgacagggacagagacagagacagaactTTTGAGAGTTCTCAAATAGAGTCTGTGAAACGCTGTGAAGCAAAACTGGAAGGTGAACATGAAAGGGATCTAGAAAGCACTTCGCGAGACTCTGTAGCCTTGGATAAAGAGAGAATGGATAAAGATCTGGGATCTGTGCAGGGATTTGAAGACGTAAATAAATCCGAGAGAACTGAGAGTCTGGAAG CAGGAGATGACGAGTCCAAGTTAGATGATACACATTCATTAGGCTCTGGTGCTGGAGAAGGATACGAGCCAATCAGTGATGACGAACTAGATGAAATTCTGGCAGGTGATGCAGAAAAGAGGGAGGACCAACAGGATGAGGAGAAGATGCCAG aTCCCTTAGATGTGATAGATGTGGATTGGTCTGGTCTTATGCCAAAGCATCCAAAAGAACCACGAGAGCCTGGGGCTGCACTCTTAAAATTCACACCTGGAGCTGTTATGCTAAGAGTTGGGATTTCTAAAAAGTTGGCAGGTTCTGAACTCTTTGCCAAAGTCAAAGAAACATGTCAGAGACTTCTAGAAAAACCGAAAG acgcAGACAATCTCTTTGAACATGAATTGGGGGCTCTCAATATGGCCGCATTACTAcgaaaagaagaaagagcaagtCTTCTTAGTAATCTTGGGCCATGTTGTAAGGCGTTATGCTTCAGACGGGATTCTGCAATTCGAAAGCAGCTTGTTAAAAATGAGAAG